From a single Brassica napus cultivar Da-Ae chromosome C9, Da-Ae, whole genome shotgun sequence genomic region:
- the LOC106355291 gene encoding inactive TPR repeat-containing thioredoxin TTL3 — protein sequence MAENQAEKRSRRGLLGFVFGRRGLWSKKCTADNGNKTPMRSSNASAPCTSNIQFTKSPGNELNSKKLQEYKVSPEPIQNQTQTQIQRPISKPLSNQYPNNNPGPVQQQARKVVPRESIGLSGELESMIMDNQKAKGMMFGSLGNLKQPGTTAVGNQTTVQNSGYGRKTMEGERQTPVRPISVSNNQDQSGSLCRAISTRMDPETLKIMGNEDYKNGNFVEALALYDAAIAIDPKKAAYRSNKSAALTALGRILEAVFECREAIRMEPHYHRAHHRLANLYLRLGEVENSIYHIKRSGPEADQEDILKAKTVQMHLNKCTEAKRLRDWNNLIKETKNTIASGADAATQVYALQAEAFLKSYRHQEADDALSRCPVFDVEMNTKYYGPIGYAGFLVVWAQVHMSLGRFGEAVEAIQLAAKLDRNNREVSMVLRRVQAVTPARSKGNDFFKAGRFQEASAAYGEVLEHDSRNSVLLCNRAACLFKMGQFDRAIGDSTAALAVRPAYAKARLRRADCNAKLGNWELAVGDYEILRKETPEDDQVIRGLMEAQNHLVKRRGHENL from the exons ATGGCAGAAAATCAGGCAGAGAAAAGGTCGCGTCGTGGGTTGTTAGGTTTCGTGTTTGGTAGACGTGGCTTGTGGTCCAAGAAATGTACTGCGGACAATGGTAATAAAACCCCAATGCGTAGCAGCAACGCCTCCGCACCTTGCACCTCTAATATTCAGTTCACCAAATCTCCTGGTAACGAATTAAACTCCAAAAAGCTACAAGAATATAAAGTTTCACCTGAACCGATCCAGAACCAGACTCAGACCCAAATACAAAGACCTATTTCAAAACCCTTATCGAATCAATACCCTAATAATAATCCAGGACCGGTCCAACAACAAGCCAGGAAGGTGGTGCCTAGGGAATCTATCGGTTTATCAGGTGAGCTTGAGAGTATGATCATGGACAATCAGAAAGCCAAAGGGATGATGTTTGGTAGCCTCGGGAACTTGAAGCAGCCAGGAACAACAGCGGTTGGGAATCAAACCACTGTTCAAAACAGTGGATACGGTAGGAAGACAATGGAAGGTGAAAGGCAAACACCGGTTAGGCCAATATCGGTTTCAAATAACCAGGACCAGTCAGGGTCTTTGTGTAGGGCGATATCCACTCGAATGGATCCTGAAACGTTAAAGATAATGGGGAATGAAGATTACAAGAACGGCAACTTCGTAGAGGCTTTAGCATTGTATGATGCTGCGATAGCCATCGATCCGAAAAAGGCTGCTTATCGTAGCAACAAAAGCGCAGCATTAACAGCATTGGGGAGAATCCTTGAAGCAGTGTTTGAGTGTAGGGAAGCAATCAGAATGGAGCCTCATTACCATAGAGCTCATCACCGGTTAGCTAACTTGTACCTCAG GTTAGGAGAGGTGGAGAATTCAATATATCATATCAAACGTTCGGGTCCAGAAGCAGACCAAGAAGACATTTTGAAGGCCAAAACGGTACAGATGCATCTCAACAAATGCACAGAAGCCAAAAGATTGCGAGATTGGAACAATCTGATTAAAGAAACGAAAAACACCATAGCTTCAGGGGCTGATGCAGCTACCCAAGTATATGCATTGCAAGCAGAAGCGTTTTTAAAGAGTTACAGACATCAAGAGGCCGATGATGCTTTGTCTAGATGTCCAGTTTTTGATGTGGAAATGAATACTAAATATTATGGACCGATCGGTTATGCCGGTTTCTTGGTCGTATGGGCTCAGGTTCACATGTCTTTGGGCAG ATTTGGAGAAGCGGTTGAGGCGATTCAACTAGCAGCCAAGCTGGACAGGAACAACAGGGAAGTAAGTATGGTTCTCCGGCGTGTACAGGCCGTTACCCCGGCGCGGTCCAAAGGCAACGATTTCTTCAAAGCGGGACGATTTCAAGAAGCTAGCGCAGCTTATGGGGAAGTACTAGAGCACGACTCAAGAAACTCAGTCCTGCTATGTAACCGAGCGGCTTGTCTGTTCAAAATGGGCCAGTTTGATAGAGCCATAGGAGATTCCACGGCAGCACTTGCAGTCCGTCCTGCCTACGCCAAGGCTAGGCTGAGAAGAGCAGACTGTAACGCTAAG CTTGGGAACTGGGAGTTAGCGGTTGGAGACTACGAGATATTGAGAAAAGAGACACCGGAAGACGACCAAGTGATCAGAGGATTGATGGAGGCTCAGAATCATCTCGTGAAACGCCGTGGACATGAGAATCTTTAA
- the LOC106356481 gene encoding aspartic proteinase-like protein 1, with protein MLKFVFLCVFDYTWFDIGTPSVSFLGALDSGSDLLWIPCNCVQCAPLASTYYSSLATKDLNEYNPSASTTSKVFPCSHKLCESAPACDSPKEQCPYTVSYASYNTSSSGLLVEDVLHLAYSAKASSSVKARIVVGCGKKQSGEFLEGIAPDGVMGLGPGEISVPSFLAKAGLMRNSFSMCFDEEDSGRIYFGDMGPSTQQSTRFLPYNNDFVAYIVGVEACCIGNSCLKQTNFTTLIDSGQSFTFLPEVIYREVALEIDSHINATVKKIDGGPWEYCYETSVKPKVPAIKLKFSSNNSFLIHKPLFVLQRSQGLVQCCLPISATEEGTGGVIGQNYMRGYRIVFDRENMKLGWSSSKCQEDKIAPPQEASPGSPSSPNPLPTEEQQSRSHAVSPAIAGKTPSKHHQHHAASLP; from the exons atgttaaagtttgtatttttatgtgtttttgaCTACACGTGGTTCGACATTGGGACACCGAGTGTATCGTTTCTTGGGGCGTTAGATTCCGGAAGTGACCTCCTTTGGATTCCTTGCAACTGTGTGCAGTGCGCTCCTTTAGCTTCCACTTACTACAGCAGCTTG GCTACTAAAGATCTTAACGAGTATAATCCCTCAGCTTCAACCACCAGCAAGGTGTTCCCCTGCAGCCATAAGCTCTGTGAGTCAGCTCCAGCCTGTGACAGTCCGAAGGAGCAATGTCCTTATACCGTTAGCTACGCTAGCTACAACACCTCCAGCTCGGGGTTGCTCGTTGAGGACGTCTTGCATCTTGCGTATAGTGccaaagcttcttcttctgtcAAGGCTCGAATTGTTGTAGG ATGTGGTAAGAAGCAGAGTGGTGAGTTCTTGGAGGGGATTGCTCCAGATGGTGTGATGGGTTTAGGACCTGGAGAGATCTCGGTTCCTAGTTTTCTTGCCAAAGCGGGACTCATGCGGAACTCTTTCTCCATGTGCTTTGATGAGGAGGACTCGGGGAGGATTTACTTTGGTGATATGGGACCGTCCACGCAGCAGTCAACACGTTTCCTTCCGTACAACAATGACTT tgTGGCTTACATTGTTGGTGTGGAGGCTTGTTGTATAGGCAATTCGTGTCTAAAGCAGACGAATTTCACAACACTTATCGACAGTGGACAGTCATTTACTTTTCTACCTGAAGTAATATACAGAGAAGTTGCACTTGAGATTGATAGTCATATAAACGCTACTGTTAAGAAGATCGATGGTGGTCCATGGGAGTACTGCTATGAAACTAG TGTTAAGCCAAAGGTGCCAGCGATCAAACTCAAGTTCTCGTCCAATAACTCATTCCTGATTCACAAACCTTTGTTTGTACTCCAACGAAGTCAG GGGCTTGTTCAGTGTTGCTTGCCTATCAGTGCTACTGAAGAAGGCACTGGAGGAGTCATAGGAC agaactACATGAGAGGGTACCGAATAGTTTTCGATAGAGAAAACATGAAGCTTGGCTGGTCATCTTCCAAAT GTCAAGAGGATAAGATAGCGCCACCTCAGGAGGCTTCACCAGGAAGCCCTTCGTCACCAAATCCATTGCCAACAGAGGAGCAGCAAAGCAGAAGCCATGCGGTTTCACCAGCAATTGCAGGTAAAACTCCTTCAAAACATCATCAGCATCATGCCGCTTCTCTTCCATGA
- the LOC125593172 gene encoding coatomer subunit alpha-1-like has translation MLIKLDIKSDRVNGLSFHRKRPWILFSLHSGVIQLWDYRLRTMIRRFVEHEGPVRGVHIHNSRPWFVSGGDDYKIIVWNYNTHMCLFTLLGHLDRIRTVQFHHEKPWIVSASDDQTIRIWNWQSRTCISVLTGHNHNAMCASFHPKEDLVVSASSDHTVRVWDITSLGNKTASPADDAIVKYVLEGHDRGVNWASFHPTLPLIVSGSDDQQIKLWRMNETKAWEVVDTLRGHINNVSSVIFHAKQDMIISSSEDKRICVWDATKRTKFHTYQCERFRTWVLAVHPEINLLAAGHDSGMAVFKFERERPAFAFSGDSLFYAKDGFLSYYEYSSQKDSQVIPIQRPDSRRLNQNPRTLSYSPTENAVLICSDLDGGSYELYITPKDKVGRGGIVQGAKKGTCGSAVFLTRNKFAVLEKSTGQEVLVKNLKNEVIEKSSLPIPTDGIFYAGAGKLLCKSEDKLVIFDLQRRLVLGELQTPFVRYVVWSDDMESVALLSKDTIVFASKKLVFQCTLHETVGVKSGAWDDNGAFIYTTLNHIKYCLPNGESGIIRSLDVPIYITKVSGNTIFCLDRDGKNRVITINATEHLFKLSLLRKRYGHVMSMLNTSPLCGQATIAYLQQKGFPEVALHFSEDERIRFNLALESGNLRSAFASATQINEKDHWYRLGVEALRQGNSGIAEFAYQQTENFEKLSFLYLITGNIDKLSKLMKTAEVKNNVMSQFHNALYVGDVKERVKVLENAGHLPLAYITASVHGLNDIAERLATELGDNVPVLPEGKTPSLLMPPSPVMCGGDWPLLRAIKGIFESAARGGAVDGDWGKRLDMIDIDEMEIRDIDGILEEAEEENFEGGEWVLVAHQPERDTPKVSANARSSISVTPSQGMPVKGELRRRRRFQVVDIEP, from the exons ATGTTGATCAAATTGGATATAAAGAGTGACCGAGTCAATGGCCTAAGCTTCCACCGTAAAAGACCATGGATTCTCTTCAGTTTACACAGTGGTGTTATCCAGCTCTGGGATTATCGGTTGCGTACTATGATCCGTAGATTCGTCGAGCACGAGGGACCTGTTCGCGGTGTTCACATCCATAATTCACGGCCTTGGTTCGTCTCGGGAG GGGATGATTACAAGATTATAGTGTGGAACTACAACACACACATGTGCCTTTTCACTCTTCTCGGCCATCTCGATCGTATCCGCACTGTTCAATTTCACCACGAAAAACCTTGGATCGTGAGTGCTAGTGACGATCAGACTATCCGCATTTGGAACTGGCAGTCACGGACTTGTATTTCCGTCTTGACTGGTCACAATCATAATGCTATGTGTGCTTCTTTCCATCCTAAGGAAGACCTTGTCGTATCAGCATCCTCGGATCACACTGTCCGTGTGTGGGATATTACTTCTCTTGGGAACAAGACAGCATCTCCTGCTGATGACGCTATAGTTAAGTACGTCCTTGAAGGTCATGATAGAGGAGTTAACTGGGCTTCTTTTCATCCCACCCTTCCTCTCATCGTCTCTGGTTCTGATGACCAGCAAATAAAGCTGTGGCGTATGAATG AAACTAAAGCGTGGGAGGTGGTGGATACACTGCGAGGTCATATTAATAACGTTTCATCCGTCATATTTCATGCAAAACAGGACATGATTATATCGAGCTCCGAGGATAAGCGCATCTGTGTTTGGGATGCTACCAAGAGAACAAAATTCCATACTTATCAATGTGAACGTTTCCGGACATGGGTTCTTGCTGTTCATCCTGAAATCAATCTACTGGCAGCGGGACACGACAGTGGCATGGCGGTGTTCAAATTTGAAAGAGAACGTCCTGCATTTGCTTTCAGTGGTGATTCTTTGTTCTATGCCAAGGATGGATTTTTGAGTTACTACGAATATTCATCTCAGAAAGATTCCCAGGTTATCCCTATTCAGCGTCCTGATTCTCGACGCTTGAATCAAAATCCAAGGACTCTATCTTACAGCCCGACGGAAAATGCAGTTTTGATCTGCTCAGATCTGGATGGTGGTTCTTACGAGCTGTACATCACACCGAAAGATAAGGTTGGTAGGGGTGGCATTGTGCAAGGCGCAAAGAAGGGGACATGTGGTTCTGCGGTATTCCTTACCCGTAATAAATTTGCTGTTCTTGAGAAAAGCACCGGCCAGGAGGTGCTAGTGAAGAATCTAAAGAATGAGGTGATTGAAAAGAGTTCTCTGCCTATTCCCACGGATGGTATCTTTTACGCTGGCGCTGGAAAACTGCTTTGTAAGTCTGAGGATAAATTGGTTATATTTGACCTCCAGCGAAGGCTTGTTCTTGGTGAACTTCAGACACCTTTTGTTAGGTACGTCGTTTGGTCTGATGATATGGAGAGTGTTGCTTTGCTCAGCAAAGATACCATCGTTTTTGCCAGCAAAAAACTCGTCTTCCAGTGCACGCTTCATGAGACTGTAGGTGTGAAAAGTGGAGCTTGGGACGACAATGGTGCCTTCATTTACACAACTCTGAATCACATCAAGTACTGTCTTCCAAATGGAGAGAGTGGAATCATCCGGTCCCTAGATGTCCCTATCTATATCACCAAGGTGTCTGGCAATACAATCTTTTGCTTGGATCGGGATGGGAAAAACAGGGTTATCACCATTAATGCAACTGAGCATCTATTCAAGCTTTCACTACTAAGAAAGAGATATGGTCATGTCATGAGCATGCTAAATACCTCCCCGCTATGTGGACAGGCTACGATTGCTTACCTGCAGCAGAAAGGATTCCCTGAAGTTGCCCTCCATTTTTCGGAAGACGAGAGGATCCGATTCAACCTGGCTCTTGAAAGTGGCAACCTCCGCTCAGCTTTTGCATCTGCCACACAGATTAACGAGAAAGACCACTGGTATAGACTTGGGGTGGAAGCTCTTCGCCAGGGTAACTCTGGAATTGCTGAGTTTGCATACCAGCAGACAGAGAACTTTGAGAAGCTATCTTTTCTTTATCTCATTACTGGCAATATAGACAAGCTTTCAAAGTTGATGAAGACTGCGGAAGTGAAGAACAATGTGATGAGTCAGTTTCACAATGCTCTCTACGTAGGAGATGTTAAGGAGCGTGTTAAAGTACTTGAGAATGCTGGTCATTTGCCTCTAGCTTATATCACGGCTTCGGTTCATGGTTTAAATGACATTGCTGAGCGACTGGCGACTGAGCTAGGAGATAACGTGCCTGTATTGCCTGAAGGGAAAACTCCGTCGCTTCTAATGCCACCATCTCCCGTCATGTGTGGTGGTGACTGGCCTCTTCTAAGAGCAATTAAAGGAATATTTGAAAGTGCAGCCAGAGGAGGGGCTGTTGATGGCGATTGGGGTAAGAGACTTGACATGATCGATATTGATGAAATGGAGATCAGAGACATCGACGGCATCTTGgaggaagcagaagaagaaaacttCGAGGGCGGTGAATGGGTGCTAGTTGCTCACCAACCAGAGCGTGACACTCCTAAAGTCTCTGCCAACGCACGTTCATCTATCTCTGTAACACCTAGTCAAGGTATGCCCGTAAAAGGAGAACTAAGGAGAAGAAGGAGATTCCAAGTTGTAGATATCGAACCATAG
- the LOC106426698 gene encoding aspartic proteinase-like protein 1 has product MSSRSAFLLFFILSLASEKSLASVFSSRLIHRFSNEGRASIKSPATSFPSKRSFEYYRLLASIDLRRQRMNLGAKSQSLVPSEGSKTISSGNDFGWLHYTWIDIGTPSVSFLVALDSGSDLLWIPCNCVQCAPLSSTYYTSLATKDLNEYNPSASTTSKVFPCSHNLCESAPSCESPKEQCPYTVTYASYNTTSSGLLVEDVLHLAYSANASSSVKARVVVGCGKKQSGEFLEGIAPDGVMGLGPGEISVPSFLAKAGLMRNSFSMCFDEEDSGRIYFGDMGPSTQQSTRFLPYNNDFVAYFVGVEACCVGNSCLKQTNFTTLIDSGQSFTFLPEVIYREVAVEIDSHINATVKKFEGAPWEYCYETSFEPKVPAIKLKFSSNNTFVIHKPLFVLQRSEGLVQFCLPISASEEGTGGVIGQNYMAGYRIVFNRENMKLGWSASKCQEDKIAPPQEASPGSTSSPIPLPTEEQQSRTHAVSPAIAGKTPSKTSSASCCFSSLRLLSSLLLVLLLVVSYM; this is encoded by the exons ATGTCGTCACGATCTGCTTTTttactcttcttcatactctcTCTAGCCTCGGAGAAGAGCTTAGCCTCCGTCTTCTCCTCAAGGCTGATCCACCGCTTCTCCAACGAAGGCAGAGCGTCGATTAAGTCTCCGGCGACGTCCTTTCCATCGAAGCGGAGCTTCGAGTACTACCGGTTGCTCGCGAGCATCGATTTGAGAAGACAGAGGATGAATCTCGGCGCCAAGTCTCAATCCCTTGTTCCATCTGAAGGAAGCAAAACGATTTCTTCCGGAAACGACTTTGGAtg GCTGCATTACACGTGGATCGACATTGGGACACCGAGCGTGTCCTTTCTTGTGGCGTTAGATTCCGGAAGTGACCTTCTTTGGATTCCTTGCAACTGTGTGCAGTGCGCTCCTTTATCTTCCACTTACTACACCAGCCTG GCTACTAAAGATCTTAACGAGTACAATCCCTCAGCTTCAACCACCAGCAAGGTGTTCCCCTGCAGCCATAACCTCTGCGAGTCAGCTCCAAGCTGTGAGAGTCCGAAGGAGCAATGTCCTTATACCGTTACCTACGCTAGCTACAACACCACCAGCTCTGGGTTGCTCGTTGAAGACGTCTTGCATCTTGCGTATAGCGCCAACGCTTCGTCTTCTGTCAAGGCTCGAGTTGTTGTAGG ATGTGGTAAGAAGCAGAGTGGTGAGTTCTTGGAGGGGATTGCTCCAGATGGTGTGATGGGTTTAGGACCTGGAGAGATCTCGGTTCCTAGTTTTCTTGCCAAAGCGGGACTCATGCGGAACTCTTTCTCCATGTGCTTTGATGAGGAGGACTCGGGGAGGATTTACTTTGGTGATATGGGACCGTCCACGCAGCAGTCAACACGTTTCCTTCCGTACAACAATGACTT TGTGGCTTACTTTGTGGGTGTGGAGGCTTGTTGTGTTGGCAATTCGTGTCTAAAGCAGACGAATTTCACAACACTTATTGACAGTGGACAGTCATTTACTTTTCTGCCGGAAGTAATATACAGAGAAGTTGCAGTTGAGATTGATAGTCATATAAACGCTACTGTTAAGAAGTTTGAAGGTGCCCCTTGGGAGTACTGCTATGAAACTAG TTTTGAGCCAAAGGTACCAGCGATCAAACTCAAGTTCTCGTCCAATAACACGTTTGTGATTCACAAACCTTTGTTTGTACTCCAGCGAAGTGAG ggGCTTGTTCAGTTTTGTTTGCCTATCAGTGCTAGTGAAGAAGGCACTGGAGGAGTCATAGGAC AGAACTACATGGCAGGGTATCGAATAGTTTTCAACAGAGAGAACATGAAGCTTGGCTGGTCAGCTTCCAAAT GTCAAGAGGATAAGATAGCGCCACCTCAGGAGGCTTCACCAGGAAGCACTTCATCACCAATTCCATTGCCAACAGAGGAGCAGCAAAGCAGAACCCATGCGGTTTCACCAGCAATTGCAGGTAAAACTCCTTCCAAAACATCATCAGCATCATGCTGTTTCTCTTCCTTGAGATTGTTAAGCTCTCTTCTTCTTGTACTTCTACTAGTTGTCTCTTATATGTAG
- the LOC106426714 gene encoding 18S rRNA aminocarboxypropyltransferase yields the protein MGYGKHRRSRGGNSNPGQTSRTENLGREDESLPHDPGSEDEAPVPNVQLAMWDFGQCDAKRCTGRKLARFNLLKELRVNTGFGGVVLSPVGRQCVSKEDYSLIKSRGLAVVDCSWARLTDVPFAKLRCTAPRLLPWLVAANPVNYGRPCELSCVEALSAALILCGEEETANLLLGKFKWGHAFLSLNKDILKEYSKCENSAEIISVQNSWLTQQTQISKQPAPLKEHVRKEGDESEDDDDGLPPLERNMNHVISEDSEEEDEEEEEEEEDDGLPPLERNMNHVKLEDSEEDDDNSE from the exons ATGGGTTACGGTAAGCATAGGCGATCGAGAGGTGGCAATTCGAATCCAGGCCAAACGAGTAGGACTGAGAATCTCGGAAG GGAAGATGAGTCGCTTCCTCATGATCCAG GATCTGAGGATGAAGCACCAGTTCCAAATGTTCAATTGGCAATGTGG GACTTTGGTCAGTGTGATGCAAAGAGGTGCACTGGTCGTAAGCTTGCTAGATTCAACTTGTTAAAA GAATTACGGGTTAACACTGGCTTTGGAGGTGTTGTTTTAAG TCCAGTAGGTAGACAATGTGTTTCCAAGGAAGACTATAGTTTGATCAAAAGTAGAGGATTAGCTGTAGTTGATTGTTCTTGGGCACGCTTAACCGATGTCCCCTTTGCTAAGCTGCGTTGCACCGCTCCTCGTCTCT TACCATGGTTAGTAGCAGCTAACCCCGTGAATTATGGAAGGCCTTGTGAGCTTTCTTGTGTGGAGGCTTTATCTGCAGCTTTAATTCTGTG TGGAGAGGAGGAGACTGCAAATCTTTTGCTAGGGAAATTCAAATGGGGTCATGCCTTTTTGTCTCTTAACAA GGATATTCTGAAGGAGTACTCGAAATGCGAGAACAGTGCTGAGATCATCTCAGTGCAAAATTCTTGGCTTACTCAGCAAACTCAGATCTCAAAACAACCAGCTCCCCTCAAAGAAC ATGTAAGaaaagaaggtgatgaatctgaggatgatgatgatggtctCCCTCCTCTAGAGAGGAACATGAACCATGTCATTTCGGAAgacagtgaagaagaagatgaggaggaggaggaggaagaggaagatgatggTCTCCCTCCTCTAGAGAGGAACATGAACCATGTCAAGTTGGAAGACagtgaggaagatgatgacAACAGCGAGTGA